Proteins co-encoded in one uncultured Methanobacterium sp. genomic window:
- the cbiQ gene encoding cobalt ECF transporter T component CbiQ — protein sequence MNGVGSVRELEKETDKDSPLHSMDGRVKLILLIFIIVYAVFSTQIMVMLFLEIYLLILIYISNVSFKTSLTRILLLLPFGGFIILFQPFIHPGNVIWSGAFGIQITDGGLMWAALLMSRLIVALTSIVLLSSISPMQEVVESFRKLGMPREFAMILSLMIRFLFMFYDELHRITHAQKARCFDAFNKKLSYKWRMKQLGYTVAMMFLRAYEQGETIYLSMASRGFSDKSKLYHDRKKKIGSGDYAFIASTLGLVACLQILAMFFFYQWGFLGMNIV from the coding sequence ATGAATGGAGTAGGCTCAGTAAGAGAGCTTGAAAAAGAAACAGATAAAGATAGTCCCCTTCATTCCATGGACGGAAGAGTTAAGTTAATCTTATTGATATTCATCATTGTTTATGCAGTATTTTCCACTCAAATAATGGTCATGTTATTCCTGGAAATTTACCTTTTAATATTGATTTACATTTCCAATGTTTCATTCAAAACTTCTCTAACCCGAATTTTATTACTTCTACCATTCGGTGGGTTTATAATCCTATTCCAACCATTCATACACCCAGGTAATGTAATCTGGTCCGGAGCATTTGGAATACAGATAACAGATGGAGGTCTGATGTGGGCAGCACTCTTAATGTCCCGACTTATAGTAGCCCTCACATCAATTGTGCTTTTAAGCTCCATAAGCCCCATGCAGGAAGTTGTGGAATCCTTCCGGAAACTGGGTATGCCTAGGGAATTTGCCATGATATTAAGCCTTATGATCCGCTTCCTTTTCATGTTCTACGATGAACTGCACCGGATTACCCACGCTCAGAAAGCAAGATGCTTTGATGCATTCAATAAAAAACTTTCATATAAATGGAGAATGAAACAACTGGGTTATACTGTGGCCATGATGTTTCTTCGGGCCTATGAACAGGGAGAAACAATTTATCTGAGCATGGCCAGCCGCGGATTCTCGGATAAATCAAAACTATACCATGACCGGAAGAAGAAAATCGGATCAGGGGATTACGCCTTTATTGCCTCCACTTTGGGACTGGTAGCCTGTTTACAGATATTAGCCATGTTCTTCTTTTACCAGTGGGGATTTTTAGGGATGAACATTGTCTAG
- a CDS encoding ATP-binding cassette domain-containing protein, protein MTRTIIQTENMCFTYPDGTSALHNINIEIEEGERVAIVGSNGAGKSTLFAHFNGINQPTSGLIKIDGKPAVYEKKELLQIRQKVGIVFQNPDDQLFAPTVIEDVAFGPMNLGLSEEEVDERVEEALEMVGMNGLEKKAPHHLSGGQKKRVAIAGILAMRPEIMVLDEPTTGLDPKGVEQIMEILYKLSHEDMSIIIASHDVEMVTQFADKIFVLHEGQIIGQGTPEEIFNNYETLKRAHLRPPKSAELLHMLKSNGVSCDVKLTVEEAYHEILHTLGEESFHNILHLVKNHLHHRLLHELGEENYHKMLHVIEEE, encoded by the coding sequence ATGACCAGAACAATTATTCAAACAGAGAACATGTGTTTCACCTATCCTGACGGCACCTCTGCCCTTCACAACATAAATATTGAAATTGAAGAAGGTGAAAGAGTAGCCATAGTTGGTTCCAATGGTGCTGGTAAATCCACCCTCTTTGCACACTTCAACGGCATAAATCAACCCACTTCTGGATTGATAAAAATTGATGGCAAACCAGCAGTTTATGAAAAAAAGGAACTGCTCCAGATCAGGCAGAAAGTAGGTATTGTCTTCCAGAACCCTGATGATCAACTATTTGCACCCACAGTAATAGAGGATGTGGCTTTTGGTCCCATGAACCTGGGACTTTCCGAGGAGGAAGTGGATGAAAGGGTGGAAGAAGCCCTTGAAATGGTGGGAATGAACGGCTTGGAAAAAAAAGCACCACACCACCTCAGTGGGGGTCAAAAGAAAAGAGTGGCTATTGCTGGAATCCTGGCCATGCGCCCGGAGATCATGGTACTGGATGAACCCACCACTGGACTGGATCCCAAGGGTGTGGAACAGATCATGGAGATACTCTACAAGTTAAGCCATGAAGATATGAGTATAATCATTGCATCCCATGACGTGGAAATGGTCACCCAGTTTGCAGACAAAATCTTCGTACTGCACGAAGGGCAGATAATAGGTCAGGGTACTCCCGAGGAAATATTCAACAACTACGAAACCCTCAAAAGAGCACATTTAAGGCCTCCAAAATCGGCAGAACTTCTACATATGCTAAAAAGTAATGGGGTGTCCTGTGATGTTAAATTAACAGTTGAAGAAGCATATCACGAAATATTACATACCCTGGGTGAGGAATCTTTTCATAATATTTTACATCTGGTTAAAAATCATCTTCACCACCGGCTTCTGCACGAACTGGGTGAAGAAAATTATCATAAAATGTTACATGTAATTGAGGAAGAA
- a CDS encoding PDGLE domain-containing protein: MSTKDKYFVVGGLIVCLVIAVMSPFIASPDPDGLEKSAENVGVGETEPAIQSPFPDYTINGLDKVGEIAALAIGIIVTLIIAYLVALLLRRRNPPETSP, encoded by the coding sequence ATGAGTACCAAAGATAAATACTTCGTAGTTGGAGGATTAATTGTTTGTCTGGTAATCGCGGTTATGTCACCATTCATCGCTTCACCAGATCCTGATGGTTTGGAAAAATCAGCAGAAAACGTTGGTGTTGGTGAAACAGAACCTGCTATCCAATCACCTTTCCCAGATTATACTATAAATGGTTTGGATAAAGTTGGTGAAATAGCAGCTCTGGCCATAGGTATCATTGTAACGCTGATCATAGCCTACCTAGTAGCACTTCTACTGCGAAGAAGAAACCCACCAGAAACATCCCCATAA
- the cbiM gene encoding cobalt transporter CbiM — protein MHIPDGFIPLWQCAIYYVILIVALYFAQKWARENLDEKAVPLLAVLAAGIFAIMSMNMPIPFGTSGHMVGGALVAIVFCAPEAAIIVFTLVLLVQGLFFGDGGITALGANVLNMGIIGGFVGLYTFKGLRKPIGKYPAIFIASWLAIFLAAEAVAVEMWLAGTFPLVAGLASMGIYHAFIGIIEGVLTVVVIMALEKLRPDLLAWNRNKKIVEPKSETGEVTAK, from the coding sequence ATGCATATACCAGATGGTTTTATTCCTTTGTGGCAATGCGCTATCTACTACGTTATACTTATAGTAGCATTGTACTTCGCCCAAAAATGGGCAAGGGAGAATCTTGATGAAAAAGCTGTTCCATTACTAGCAGTTTTAGCCGCCGGTATATTTGCCATAATGTCCATGAACATGCCCATACCCTTTGGTACCAGTGGACACATGGTAGGCGGAGCTTTAGTAGCTATTGTATTCTGCGCCCCAGAGGCAGCAATTATTGTATTCACTCTTGTACTACTGGTACAGGGTCTGTTCTTTGGAGATGGAGGCATAACCGCGTTGGGTGCAAATGTACTTAACATGGGAATTATAGGCGGTTTTGTAGGACTTTACACCTTTAAAGGACTGAGAAAACCAATAGGAAAATACCCTGCAATATTCATAGCATCATGGTTGGCTATCTTCCTGGCAGCCGAAGCAGTTGCTGTGGAAATGTGGCTGGCTGGAACTTTCCCACTAGTAGCTGGACTGGCATCCATGGGAATATACCACGCATTCATAGGTATTATTGAAGGTGTGTTAACCGTAGTAGTAATCATGGCTCTGGAAAAACTAAGACCTGATCTGCTTGCCTGGAACCGAAACAAAAAGATTGTTGAACCTAAATCTGAAACAGGTGAGGTGACTGCCAAATGA